In Rhopalosiphum padi isolate XX-2018 chromosome 3, ASM2088224v1, whole genome shotgun sequence, the genomic stretch tttatagtaaaaccattgaaagaaaattatttaggaATCATTAAGGgcatttttattggtatttcaacataatattatgtgataaatattttaggatGTGCCAGCATTGCAAGAGCTTTAAGTGGGCATATTGATAAACCACTTGGTTATCCGATgagaaattattttcaacaaacgtttccAATGGATATTGATTTTTTGGCTCCATATCCAGATCTTTTTTCATTCGCATCTATACTAATGTTAAcatgtaagtattaaaattaatacaatttacgtaatttttttttacgaaattaaaacgaaaaagaAGTATTACTTACGTACTTacgtttattaacattaatatattaaatattgaatccggatgatataatatagaaatcatTTCgtgaaaaaagttattaaaaattaataagattttcagttttaaaatgatACCATTAGCTTTAATttcttatagtttttttaacacgtaatagtaaattataaagctTATtgctaatattgtattaaaaacgaATGACATAGAAACAATTATTAAGGTTGGATggttttccaatattttttattttattcccagtaaaataaattgtacacgttttatagttgtgctgtattttgttataatgacatttttttatttattaagtttattattttatcaaatatgttCAATACCATCGCAAAACATGGATTAGACAGCTTAATTTTCCCTGTAACGACAACATTATTACCGCAACTGCGAAAACTAATTTTGTTgagttatatgtttaaaaatgtacgtattgaaaaataaaaactatagttaAATGATTTCGagttttttaaattgcaatgATTGaggtaaaaattgaatttaattcattaaatgtatttttaaattaaaaaaaaatatattttgtggaaaaaattacttaaaaatgatCGATAGACGATGACTGGTGTtagacatatacattatatatatatatttgttttaaatattaaaaatatagattgtaaattgtaataggtatgcattttatttttattaatatactactaaagttattatttatttttgtttagtgttGATAGCATGGGGAATGCGAGAATCATCTTTACTTAACAAGATATTTACCATTGTCAATCTGCTTACCGTTTCCACAGTCGTCATAACTGGCCTGTTCaaaagtatgtaaaaataattattttcagaaacCTCTaagacctaaaaaaaaatataggcattatttatttacaacaaatatatttgcttattatcaagacaaaataattttgaaattattgaacagataatattataatgttaaatgtttaaatatgatgcattttcaatgtataaatataggtatattgatttGGATTCAtactgaattaattattatattaaataaattgtaaaaatcattGCAGTTGATTTTTACAATTGGAATAtaccaaaagaaaaaatacCATTGGATGCGAAAGGTCACGGTGGAGAAGGCGGATTTTTGCCATTTGGATGGTCCGGAGTATTTGTGGGAGCAGCGACATGTTTTTATGGATTTGTCGGATTCGATGCCATAGCCACTACTGGTAAACATTTGAAACTAGGGATAGATGTAGTTTTgcggttatatatatattaaatttgatgtgGTGTAAATTTAATGATGACTTGtacattttacgattttttttacatttgtcagacgactaatataattttgttttttggaaTTATTCAAGGCGAAGAAGCCAAACGACCTACAAGAGACATACCTTTGGCAATAGTTATATCGTTATCCATCATCACATTATCGTATTGCAGCGTAGCTATCATATTGACACTCATGTGGCCATACTATTACCAGGTACGACTGttttatagtctatattatacttactttaaattatgttaaaatgactaatcatagtttatagttagtgaaaattaatttaagaataaatggCAACGTAAAAGTTTTCAAGAATACAAGTTTGCTTTATAGGATTTACTCGTATTTATGCACAGACGCACAGTTCGCCTAGCTACACATTTTGTTAGTTAatttacctatacaaaaatatacgcATGTTCGTTGTACTAAATATGTCGAATGTATTATTGCgcatatgtaaattgtaatgttatGGTCACGtccattatttttgttttattggattctgcattaaaatataaacctaataATCGTATTTTAGGTACAGTGTATATTTATCTGAACTTTTATTCAGCTTATTGGATGTTTTATTGAGTACATTTTCTTGAAGTGTGGGCGAgacttgtttaatttattaacaattataattggtAGTATAGGGAATCATCGAGTCAAACACTTAGTTTTTAGTCttgtaaaatatcaatttatcaatACGGTAAAATTACTTCTCCAATGTTATAGAGATTAGATTAATATTGTTCTATACCAATAAGTAATGTCagcaaattaaaaaactttttttccaTTTCATTTATAACATGATGACTTTtctgtgcatattataataatttacaataataatatcagaagGTCTGttttttattcgataaaatatacaattaaaaatacataatcatcAAGTTATTGTGTTACGCATTCGCGGTGACCAGAGCTgcttatatgttttaaattggcAAGAAGAATTATTTTGGGCATGGAGTAGTTTTACCTATAGTTGACAAACAATGATTGACGTttgcataatttaatatgttttcatttCCTCACGAGATCGCCATTtttgaactacaaaaaaataatgacgtCCATTAAGCAcgataaaacatgttttgttagccaataatcaaaataaaaagtcGAATGTACAGTTGGAATTTTTGATAACCATAATGAattgatataacattatttatttttgcatgtTATCGCCAATAGGTAGGCAcattaaataaaacgtattattcGCCATTACCGTTATTGTTTGATAATCAAGTCCTTATTAGTATAGGTTCCTACTGCAGTTAATcaacacttataatattattataacacttatatagtagaatatattatatttatgtttaagactatatagtattatatttttgtgtaagtGTAATTACATAAGGCGACAATTATAAGTTGCGATACCTACTACTCAGTATCTCTTGACGGATTGAATGAACTCTTATTCATAAATGTTGATCAACTTGAAGAGTCGAAAgtgtgaaatatataattaacgcGTCCTcccttaatattacataatttatatctttCTACTATATAATcaactatttacatttttaaagcaAATATGTAGTCAATAGATAATAACgtgacataattttaaaatattaaattaataaattaagtgtCGTTagccaaataatttatttattttattcgtaattttttattattatttttagccaTCGGTTAGttgtgtaattttttgtttatgttgtACACAagtgatttaaattgttttaaaatattataaaaatcttttaaaataaaaataaaactataatatacgtattgtatCGTTATAAgtttttgaagaaaataaaataatttaaggatTGAACGGATTTATTATGAACTATTAAATTTTGGAGTCTCGCCGtttctgtaatttatttaagtcttattatatttattttatttttgataaatagaaAATCGTTACTCATGGCTGATTTTCAGAATTGTACATTTACATTTGATCTCAAAATACGGCTGAATGATGTTGTGGCGTTGatgtacttttttaaatgtatatccaTTTTGTTAGTTCCTATAAAGATTCTAGAAAATAAATCCTAACTCTTAGATTTTTTCCTCGAATTTAGCATTgtgttaaattgaataaattcaaCAAATCTAAATAACTTATTGAAGTTGACGTTCAAATGATCAGCAGCATTTCAACTTCCATTGATGCTTCTATATAGACAATTTTGAGATGAATTCAAACCGATTTgatgtagtatttatttttatttatacacttaCTTGAATATAGTATGCATTTTCTCATAAACTAGTTTGAAATGTCTAGAAGTTACAGAATGTATGACAAAAAGAACACAAAGGTTAGAATATTGAGACGAATAGttgaaatgttttattagtttatcattaaaataatctgtataatataataacatgcaatctagtatataatttgaattaatatgtttcaatatattttaattaactttattagCTGCAAGGTTCTAATGAGATTTTAGTCAAATGAAATGGCTTACATTTTATGTTTCGATCTTTGaagtaaagttattttataaatgaattcgTTAATTGTGAGTTGattatttgttgtaaatattaagCAAGACTATTTTTACGTTATTCTATACCCTAAAAAATTCACATTTACTTATAATTGAATGTGTcgcttatataaaaatgtaaatattatgtaatttgtttatgacatttttatttaatcgattcaattttaatttagtcagtgtttttcttttatataaatagttattttttcaaggtatttaaaaaaaaattaatagactGTAAGTCTGAGTGTAAATATACGAATTAAAATGTCAGTAATTGGTTTTGTATGGGTTTTTTCAAATtaggtaatagtaatattttgtttacaaataaaatattcaattaagatatatcagtatatcacttttatagttatatttttagaacattttcaATGTTGCTGtcggaatataataaataaaaaactgtctGAGCGTACATAATTATGGTGAAGGAGACTGAACTTTTACTTTTTTCCTATCAAATTTACCGAACTTTctcaagttatatatatatatactataacgaGTATTGCGCGAAAAATATCCAAGGACAAAATATCCTTTGCTAAAATCCaatctaaatcaaaatatattattattattatttttttaatttggattCTACGTCCAATTACAAAGTATTAAAGAATCGTTGGTTTTTAACACTGGATTTTTTAACCGTTGTAAGTTTTGACCTTGATTAATTTTAAGGTTTTAATGTtcgttttacttttattttataaaaggatCCAGAAGCTCCCTTCCCACACATATACCAACAGATGGAATGGCATGCACTTGAATGGATTGTTACAATCGGAGCAGTGTTTGCTTTATGCACAAAGTATGTACAAAAgctatttacattaaaaacaaattgttttttctaaCAAGTAatcattaatttgatattataaccaGTATGACatgcaataacaatataacatatagtCAGGTACATAACTAACTAAATATTCATCAAAACAACTTGATACTATataatgtgataatatattaacattttgtatacaatgcGTGTATAGGCATGCGTATATTCGATTTATGGTCTTAAAACTGTTCGACCTAAACATAGCATGTGCGTGGGTAAGGAGATGGCGGTGCTGATTGCAAAAAACCTCAGGTGGTCGTCGATTCGTATTCACATGTCAACATTTAGCGTGGTTGAAATTTATATGGAATACTTCCAATAAAAAGATAAATCCCACTCATCAGTGCGGACTTGCGCGTTTTTACTTAATACCTAGCTGAATAGTgaatatgtacttatatcaaTCATTccataccatataatataatatacgtataactaCATCGAATggcaaacaataaaatttaaattttgtatgcgatgtaaataattaatctgTTTTCAGCATGATCGGTACACTGTTTCCCTTACCCAGAATATTGTACTCCATGGCTTCCGACGGGTTATTGTTTCACATTTTTTCTAAAGTTGATTCCAAAACAAAAACTCCATTTTGGGGTACATTCATATGTGGAGCTTTTGCtggtaagtaatataaatatagaataaaaattaagcacGCAcgcacttatataatataatatcgtaaattaggtattttatatgaaaatcgAAGTGCGATAACTACCTAAATAatctaattactatttttataaagtatcttttaaacattttgattttataatttttcataagaaGTTGACTGATTATTGGCAAATACAGTTTTCACTGTAATACGcagtttttgttataaatttggatgtataatatgaaattttaccatttttacttttttcatttaaaaaaatgaggttgtacctttatattttttataaaaaagattcaaaatatttaattttgatatcttattataatataatttaaaaaaatatgtttcttatGTGTAGCTTACAaacgatattaatattagttgaattaataaatttgacactgtttttataactataaaatcgaACTTCTCTGTACATTTTGGCtacttacctaatattataacatatttgacatattatatagtataattaattaatacgaaataaatttgtatgtttAGCGATTTTATCTAGCCTTTTTGATCTGCAACAATTAATGAACATGATGTCCATTGGTACGTTAATGGCATACTCGCTCGTGTGTATATGTGTTCTAATTTTGCGTTATACAAACGATGATTCCGAAGAGTGTAAAATAAGAGACAACGGTAGATTTCGAGTATCTCTCATGAGATTATTATCATCCAGTTTCAATCTTCCAAAGTCACAGATTACAACAAAAAACACTGGCCGAACCTCgatcattataataatggtttatCGTAAGTATTATTCAGTTGAATTGATCCTTCGAATTGTGAACTTTAAGGTCACGAAAATTATCATACTATTTGATTATCAAAGTGACGAGTATACGCGAGTGTTTTAAAAACTActcttaactatataatatattatattttattttattttacatttaaaggaCACTATTTcacaacactatttttttttaattttaagtttattggtgTATTATTGTAGTCAACACAATAATCATTTTGGTAAAAATccgaagttaaaaaaataattattcaacgaGATAATGATAGTTTATGAATAGCCGCGTGACGTCATAGAGTCGACGACTGAGTAGCCGCCtatgttttatatgtaaaagtagtttgatttacacaatgattttaataacttaaaatagtatttcagaattttttttcataaaaaattgaatatatccttttgttgtatacatattataagtaattatactttagtaaaattattgagttcGCGACTGGCGTCGTATTGCCGCGCAAACcgaattttacaaaattgacaataatatttttatctactataaaaaaattagaaagtgtatcaaaattaaaattacaccaGTGTCATAAACAAAAAGAAACGCTTAtggttgtataaaaaaaaatttaaaaatattctattcaaCGATTGAAATTGTTGTATTAATCTAGACACTTTTGCACGTAAACAATGTTCCGACTTCGGCTCTATGATGTCACACGCATATTTTCAAACGCCTATATCTCATTGAATAATTAGCGTTTAAATGTGAGACccacaacatattatttagagAATGATAAACTTTAAATCTAAGCAAACTTGTTTTTAGTGTTGTGATGTCCTTTAAGAACCATTTagcattaatgttttaaaatattcaatcctGAATAATCGGTGAATTAGTTTTGTGTGGGATGGTTcagttttacttttaataatttaatactaaacaataattattgctattattaaaattttctttcCAATTTGTGGTTCTTTTGCATATCCAACACACTTGACGCGTctggaatttaaataataatagttaatgatATAATGAAACCTACACATAACTTGACACCATGTTAATGCCAATGTATAAGttgattaaaatgattttgtttaaaaaaaaatctattggtTTGTCCACCGACGTATTTTATGTCAAAATCAGGCGATTGACCTCCTGACAAAGTAATTGTGAATTCCCAGTATTAAAATCGCAAATAAACGTGTAAACGATTTGATTAAAACTAATCGCGTCTGTCATATTTATTCACCCGATGCAGATAAAATCTACAGTGGCGTAACTGTGGGTGGTTGGGGGATAATGACCAAACACCATTTCCCCAGCGATTTTTTTTGCATGGCATAtgtttttcaaaacataattaCACATACTTCCTTGTTTAagattcattatttattgtcattatgttttatcgaaaaatacaaaatcataaaatattttatacgctgaattttaaaatgttaattcgAGGTAATCgcaaataaaaacaactatatacGCAAATTCTtaagatattgtttttttaaatttaatgataattttatttgcaaTGGTCTACTGTCCTATAATAGTGTTAAGAACcactaaatattaagtattattattattagtagtaatatTAAGTTTAGATCTATTTAGAATCgtgttttttaatgtaataattaataataattattatacatttaaaatcataatactaaTCATTTTCACCAAAATTACTGTTTAAATTCGTCAATCAAATCAACAACTTACGTAACAGTGAAATACATCgtcattattatagtttaaaaacggTTATATTAggtgaaaattattttccaccgtttataaaatacttattatctgtactcaaagattttatttttgtttttttttcatcagttATCGTGTCCATATGCTTCTGTTCGTCCATCTCGATTGTTCAAAACGAAGGAAAGTTCAACACAGTCACATGTGCGGCATGCATTTTTTTCGGAGTGTGTTTGTTGGTGCTTTGCTATTCGTTATCGAGACAACCACAGTCTACAAATCGGCCTACATTCCacgtaattatatagttattaaaattactttggATTCACGGGTGTTACGACGTACGGGGACAAGGGAATTCGATAACTACGTTTAGCAATATCtaccttttttaaaatatattttatgggatATGAATAACATGATTATTGTATCTTTCATTATAGATATAATGAAGAATATACTGAAATCATTTAGGTCTAATTACATATCAATATACTATAGTCTTAAGGGATTATCTCGCTCGGTAAATGGAgacgaataaattataattatttcaaatcctTATATTTGTAATGTCTATATTTAGTATGTCACatgaattatacaaaatactccATACTTTTCATTTACGTATTTTAATCTATAGGAAACTGTTTCATGTCTGTGATTTTGaattattgacaaaatttaatttctccTCTAGAAATATTATCCTGTAGTAGGTGCGTAGGGGGAAGGAAGGGTTTTTATAAAGGCTAACTATGCTTAATGGTGTATATGGATAGCTTTAATGAAagtgcataaaaatattttgtccaaTCTGTATTTAAgccgaaaaataattaaatggacAAGTATTAGAACCGCATTATAGTCGATAAATATTTCGACTGACATAATATCAGCTATAATATtagaagatataatatttttctccgattatactaataaagtaataacttagTAAATATAAGAGTATGTTTTTTCCCTTTTTAGAgagagtttatatttatttattgtatacatatataataatggaaATCAAGGACAgtaacatgtaaaaaaaattgaactcaTGAATATGATAGTTACAAACGAATGACGATTAATGAACAATAATGCTTATATCAATAGGacataatagtcataatatatttatgtaattaatttagtacttaagataccttttttatttatctgGACGTCCTGTGGTTCGAAATgctattttacaatattgagAATATCGAAATAAAAAGGCACATGCCACGTGCCGCAGTCTGGATGTAGCTAGATAACAAATttgttcaattttgtttttaaggtTCATTATGCGATTTATCTTTAAACTACATTTTACTTGGAAATAAAATTGccataataaaatgaaacatgGCACgtggaattatttttatgaactaaTGAACCCAtggaaaaacaaatttatattataaaaaaatatttatgagtaATTTATCTGAAAtgaattgattttgtttttttttaatttaataattttgcataggcattataattaaactaaattcttaaaaattaacgaAGTTTTacgaattaattattacttatttaaaagtaatttctgTTGTGGTAAAAATGAAACCGCTAGTTACATCAAAGATAAAGTTATCTCACGATCgtgattattaacattttatattacatctatacattttcgttataatttaattaaataatattttgtactaatAAGTAGTGTTATTTATACTTGGTATACATCAATAGCCGCTacgcgtttaatataatatacccttAGGCCTTAATGATTTATATGAGTAAActcgaataatttatataagtaagcAAATACGTAGTTATTACAATTTtgcatgttataatttaataaaaattattattgaatcacTAGGTAGTGACTAGTGGGTgggtaagttaaataatataagtaatatttaataatatttttctattttctattgaaATTGAAGAACACCTTAAAGTACCATATGTGTATTCACACCTTATATGTATTCATACATATCACATCGAATGTATGTATCGGTACCTActgaaataactaataactaataagtaataattacgagtatatagttaaaataattaaacgtatataattttttttagttctagtttttcaaaaaaaaaaaaattcttacagacaaaatattattgcttaAGTAGTAATTTCTAcgaaaattaagtaaaaaatgttttattaattttctaaaacttGTGTGATATAACGAAGTAAAGTACTTATAGGTATATCAGggaatgataaatataatttcattattaaacttttagtaGAAATGTTAGCTACTTAATTTATAGCTCTAATTTaaatcttgaattttttttatcacaaaatgtac encodes the following:
- the LOC132926537 gene encoding cationic amino acid transporter 2-like, which encodes MAEFRNYKNDQSILKTMLRRKKESDLSTEPTKNQLSRVLGLVDLISLGVGSTLGLGAYVLAGEVAFKFTGPAVVLSFAFAAVASALSGLCYAEFASRVPKAGSAYAFSYVGIGEIVAFLIGWDLILEYSIGCASIARALSGHIDKPLGYPMRNYFQQTFPMDIDFLAPYPDLFSFASILMLTLLIAWGMRESSLLNKIFTIVNLLTVSTVVITGLFKIDFYNWNIPKEKIPLDAKGHGGEGGFLPFGWSGVFVGAATCFYGFVGFDAIATTGEEAKRPTRDIPLAIVISLSIITLSYCSVAIILTLMWPYYYQDPEAPFPHIYQQMEWHALEWIVTIGAVFALCTNMIGTLFPLPRILYSMASDGLLFHIFSKVDSKTKTPFWGTFICGAFAAILSSLFDLQQLMNMMSIGTLMAYSLVCICVLILRYTNDDSEECKIRDNGRFRVSLMRLLSSSFNLPKSQITTKNTGRTSIIIIMVYLIVSICFCSSISIVQNEGKFNTVTCAACIFFGVCLLVLCYSLSRQPQSTNRPTFHVPCVPFVPCLSVVLNIYLMTQLDTSTWIRFTVWLFIGVLIYLFYGLRYSVERLNQRRIVDETYMKQIRYEIQVY